A window of Ruania suaedae contains these coding sequences:
- a CDS encoding acetylxylan esterase, whose product MIVNASWSDYWADLDAELSAVPVSMHSRRDPVRSTPDFEFWEITMSSVGHRGSGHHRIAGFLSVPTAPGPHPGLLELPRHGSVNHTPHSNERERYVVLTVMHRGQRLADASYRAPYPGALLAGAEDPAEYLGRGIVADGLRGLEVLCSHPAVDRDRVGLVGDDIAVLVAARGPQVAAVRVDRLHLTRAWERARSTGSYPLQEINDLRRHRPEAAEAVRRTLTLFEPEAHAPSVSAPTLVCLDDGDLAAGSGLLEALGAGDRLRVSHQDRLDDDARDAWLAARLGVDARSRFLEAALALPGER is encoded by the coding sequence ATGATCGTCAACGCATCCTGGAGCGACTACTGGGCCGACCTGGACGCCGAGCTGTCCGCCGTCCCGGTGTCGATGCACTCCCGCCGCGATCCCGTGCGCAGCACCCCGGACTTCGAGTTCTGGGAGATCACGATGAGCAGCGTGGGGCACCGGGGCTCCGGTCACCACCGCATCGCCGGTTTCCTCAGTGTCCCGACGGCGCCCGGCCCCCACCCCGGCCTGCTGGAGCTGCCGCGGCACGGGTCGGTGAACCACACCCCGCACAGCAACGAACGCGAGCGCTACGTCGTGCTCACGGTGATGCACCGCGGGCAGCGGCTCGCCGACGCCTCCTACCGGGCGCCCTACCCCGGCGCACTGCTCGCCGGGGCCGAGGACCCCGCCGAGTACCTGGGCCGGGGCATCGTCGCCGACGGGCTCCGCGGCCTCGAGGTGCTCTGCTCCCACCCCGCCGTCGACCGCGACCGGGTGGGCCTGGTCGGTGACGACATCGCCGTGCTCGTCGCCGCCCGGGGGCCGCAGGTGGCGGCGGTCCGGGTCGACCGGCTGCACCTGACCCGGGCCTGGGAGCGCGCCCGCTCCACCGGGAGCTATCCGCTGCAGGAGATCAACGACCTGCGGCGTCACCGCCCCGAGGCCGCCGAGGCGGTCCGGCGCACGCTGACGCTGTTCGAACCGGAGGCGCACGCGCCGTCGGTGAGCGCACCGACGCTCGTCTGTCTCGACGACGGCGACCTCGCCGCGGGCTCAGGTCTGCTGGAGGCACTCGGCGCGGGCGACCGCCTGCGCGTGAGCCATCAGGACCGCCTCGACGACGACGCCCGGGACGCCTGGCTCGCCGCGCGACTCGGCGTGGACGCCAGGAGCCGTTTCCTGGAGGCCGCGCTCGCACTGCCGGGAGAGCGTTGA
- a CDS encoding acetylxylan esterase, producing MRPVEDAAAADPGRLAIRAHRPADFDEYWASSLRYLDRTDPAAVSTHRPDMSTPEVDVFDLRFDSAGDVRVAGWYARPAGEHAPGSLPGLLVIPGYISDPIVPTAFAAAGYAVCSVAPRGKVRSRDQVNPGYPGLLVDGLLDPWTSTYRSFYLDVVRAFDVLRAMPEVDDDRVGVHGSSQGGGLGVLVGALRAGSVAAVSAGAPFMCGVMDSVRLTRTYPYQEVRELLQQDPGLLEAVTEAAGYLDCLNLAGSVRCPTQVYIGLGDDVCPPETGYALVEALTGAPTELLAWPGCGHDAGLPWMSEHIDRFLASHLRPAGARVEADLAGSNA from the coding sequence ATGCGACCCGTGGAGGACGCGGCCGCCGCCGACCCCGGCCGGCTGGCCATCCGGGCGCACCGGCCTGCGGACTTCGACGAGTACTGGGCCTCCTCCCTGCGCTACCTTGACCGCACCGACCCCGCCGCGGTCTCGACCCACCGGCCCGATATGAGCACGCCCGAGGTGGACGTGTTCGATCTGCGCTTCGACAGCGCCGGCGACGTGCGGGTGGCCGGGTGGTACGCCCGACCCGCCGGTGAGCACGCGCCCGGATCCCTGCCCGGCCTGTTGGTCATCCCGGGCTACATCTCCGACCCGATCGTGCCGACCGCGTTCGCCGCGGCCGGCTATGCGGTGTGCTCGGTGGCCCCGCGCGGCAAGGTGCGCTCACGCGACCAGGTCAACCCGGGTTACCCGGGGCTGCTCGTCGATGGCCTGCTCGACCCGTGGACCTCCACCTACCGCTCGTTCTACCTCGACGTCGTGCGCGCCTTCGACGTGCTGCGGGCGATGCCGGAGGTCGACGACGATCGCGTCGGCGTGCACGGCTCCAGCCAGGGCGGGGGCCTGGGCGTGCTCGTGGGAGCACTGCGGGCGGGATCGGTGGCCGCCGTCAGCGCCGGCGCCCCGTTCATGTGCGGGGTGATGGACTCGGTCCGGCTCACCCGCACCTACCCCTACCAGGAGGTCCGCGAGCTGCTGCAGCAGGACCCGGGTCTGCTCGAGGCCGTGACCGAGGCCGCCGGATACCTGGACTGCCTCAACCTCGCGGGCTCGGTGCGCTGCCCCACGCAGGTCTACATCGGTCTCGGTGACGACGTCTGCCCGCCCGAGACCGGCTACGCCCTCGTCGAGGCCCTGACCGGGGCACCGACCGAGCTGCTCGCCTGGCCCGGGTGCGGGCACGACGCGGGCCTGCCCTGGATGTCGGAGCACATCGATCGTTTCCTCGCCTCCCACCTGCGGCCGGCCGGCGCACGGGTGGAGGCCGACCTGGCCGGGAGCAACGCATGA
- a CDS encoding family 20 glycosylhydrolase codes for MSSLQHSLFPRPRRADVAPGPGAPTGQAPRVVLDPAVPAQGYRLRTGPDGVELAHSDDAGLRYGLDTLDQARAHADFESSALLIEDHPDFPVRGFMLDCSRDRVPNRRSLLRYLDLAAKARLNHLELYIEHTFAWREHSKVWEAASPFTPEDLRWLDDECAARGIDLVPALNCLGHMERWLKHEEYRHLAECPDGFQWGDDHRVAATMEPTEQAAELALSLITEVASCVRSTTINIGADEPFELGLGASAGEVARRGRGDVYFDYVERLLKPLTEQGYTVGFWADIFAEHPELMGRVPEGAVPIVWQYDAPSLAAAVIDGADATLRQHWQDIAFDVDTTREGARGRATHLIEAGVPFWVAPGTSTWQSFTGRLENAVENLVDVARLGLEVKSTGYLTTQWGDHGMHDGYVTAFVPLLLSGAIAWGVDANDAHDLDELANRFVTLDPTGRTGRALVHAGRATAALDAPLLNASQAFTVLHRAGNIPAHSWPGAAGIEAAERVLTEALDLLDGAAPASQDGDLVLAELAHLIAWSRFGLDVLRLGHGGLETLSPEAAVVLLHRLDALREDFRPLWLARSRPGGLDDSVGRFDALRARLATAAAGL; via the coding sequence GTGTCCTCGCTGCAGCACTCCCTATTCCCCCGCCCTCGCCGAGCCGACGTCGCCCCGGGCCCGGGAGCCCCGACCGGGCAGGCGCCGCGCGTGGTGCTCGACCCGGCCGTGCCGGCCCAGGGGTACCGGTTGCGTACCGGCCCCGACGGCGTCGAGCTCGCCCACAGCGACGACGCCGGACTGCGCTACGGGCTGGACACGCTCGACCAGGCCCGGGCCCACGCCGATTTCGAGTCCAGCGCGCTGCTCATCGAGGACCATCCCGACTTCCCGGTCCGCGGCTTCATGCTCGACTGCAGCCGCGACCGCGTCCCCAACCGCCGATCGCTGCTGCGCTACCTCGACCTGGCCGCGAAGGCGCGATTGAACCACCTCGAGCTCTACATCGAGCACACCTTCGCGTGGCGCGAGCACAGCAAGGTCTGGGAGGCCGCCTCGCCCTTCACCCCCGAGGACCTGCGCTGGCTCGACGACGAGTGCGCCGCCCGCGGGATCGACCTCGTCCCGGCGCTGAACTGCCTGGGTCACATGGAGCGCTGGCTCAAGCACGAGGAGTACCGCCACCTCGCCGAGTGCCCCGACGGCTTCCAGTGGGGTGACGACCACCGGGTGGCCGCCACCATGGAGCCGACCGAGCAGGCCGCTGAGCTCGCCCTCTCGCTGATCACCGAGGTCGCCTCCTGCGTGCGGAGCACGACGATCAACATCGGCGCCGACGAACCGTTCGAGCTGGGCCTGGGCGCCTCCGCCGGCGAGGTGGCCCGCCGCGGCCGGGGCGATGTCTACTTCGACTACGTCGAGCGCCTCCTCAAGCCCCTCACCGAGCAGGGCTACACCGTCGGCTTCTGGGCCGACATCTTCGCCGAGCACCCCGAGCTGATGGGCCGCGTGCCCGAGGGCGCGGTGCCGATCGTGTGGCAGTACGACGCCCCGTCCCTCGCGGCGGCCGTCATCGACGGGGCCGACGCCACGCTGCGCCAGCACTGGCAGGACATCGCCTTCGACGTCGACACCACCCGCGAAGGCGCACGGGGCCGCGCCACCCACCTGATCGAGGCGGGCGTGCCGTTCTGGGTCGCACCGGGCACCAGCACCTGGCAGTCCTTCACCGGGCGGCTCGAGAACGCCGTCGAGAACCTCGTCGACGTCGCCCGGCTCGGGCTGGAGGTGAAGTCCACCGGGTACCTCACCACCCAATGGGGCGACCACGGGATGCACGACGGCTACGTGACGGCCTTCGTCCCGCTGCTGCTCTCGGGCGCGATCGCCTGGGGCGTGGACGCCAACGACGCGCACGATCTCGACGAGCTCGCGAACCGGTTCGTCACCCTCGACCCGACCGGCCGTACCGGCCGGGCGCTGGTCCACGCCGGCCGCGCGACCGCCGCCCTGGACGCGCCGCTGCTCAACGCCAGCCAGGCCTTCACGGTGCTGCACCGGGCCGGGAACATCCCGGCGCACAGCTGGCCGGGTGCGGCCGGCATCGAGGCGGCCGAGCGCGTGCTCACCGAAGCACTCGACCTTCTCGACGGCGCAGCCCCCGCCTCCCAGGACGGCGACCTCGTCCTGGCCGAGCTGGCGCACCTGATCGCGTGGTCGCGTTTCGGTCTCGACGTGCTGCGCCTCGGGCACGGCGGACTGGAGACGCTGAGCCCGGAGGCCGCCGTCGTGCTCCTGCACCGCCTGGACGCCCTGCGCGAGGACTTCCGCCCGCTGTGGCTGGCCCGCTCCCGGCCGGGCGGCCTGGACGACTCGGTCGGGCGTTTCGACGCCCTCCGCGCACGGCTCGCGACCGCGGCGGCAGGTCTGTGA
- a CDS encoding extracellular solute-binding protein translates to MRSQRRAALVAATMAGALALTACSSGGGSSDAEESADLTVWFMRNDVPEVAQEWLVDTWAEQNDGAELTIEIQDWDGIVTRLQTTLASPDQTPDLVEFGNSQVITFSAAGALSDISDMQEEIGGDELVPSLVEAGTFDGSLYAAPMFAGSRVIYYRESLFEEAGIPLPTSIEELTDAAIALQAANPEGTDDFEGMYLPARDFGSAMGWVFTYGANFAEQDGEEWVGTLSEPEGIAALENLQRLYTEGTATAASASVDESRQPYIAYNEGRAGMFSGLHLMYDEIAPELQEDTGVMALPGEEPGSVGHVFAGGSNLGIPAASENQEYARDLLRLTMSEEFQTYFASDGGWVPGNSTYAEPLAETEVGEAEITAVENAVMTPNAENWGVVEGNDVIRDMMVQLAQGEDPQTLAADTDATVAQLLND, encoded by the coding sequence ATGAGAAGTCAACGTCGAGCGGCGCTGGTCGCTGCCACGATGGCGGGGGCGCTCGCCCTCACCGCCTGTTCCTCCGGCGGCGGGTCCTCCGACGCCGAGGAGAGCGCCGACCTGACCGTATGGTTCATGCGCAACGATGTGCCCGAGGTCGCTCAGGAGTGGCTGGTGGACACGTGGGCCGAGCAGAACGACGGCGCCGAGCTGACCATCGAGATCCAGGACTGGGACGGCATCGTCACCCGCCTGCAGACCACCCTCGCCAGCCCGGACCAGACCCCCGACCTGGTCGAGTTCGGTAACTCGCAGGTGATCACCTTCAGTGCCGCCGGTGCCCTCAGCGACATCTCGGACATGCAGGAGGAGATCGGCGGCGACGAGCTCGTCCCCAGCCTCGTGGAGGCCGGGACCTTCGACGGCTCGCTGTACGCGGCCCCGATGTTCGCCGGATCCCGGGTGATCTACTACCGCGAGTCCCTCTTCGAGGAGGCCGGCATCCCGCTGCCCACCTCGATCGAGGAGCTCACCGACGCGGCGATCGCGCTGCAGGCAGCCAACCCGGAGGGCACCGACGACTTCGAGGGCATGTACCTGCCGGCCCGCGACTTCGGCTCGGCCATGGGTTGGGTCTTCACCTACGGGGCGAACTTCGCCGAGCAGGACGGCGAGGAGTGGGTCGGCACCCTCTCCGAGCCCGAGGGCATCGCGGCGCTGGAGAACCTGCAGCGCCTCTACACGGAGGGCACCGCCACGGCGGCCTCCGCCAGCGTCGACGAGTCGCGCCAGCCCTACATCGCCTACAACGAGGGGCGCGCCGGGATGTTCTCCGGCCTGCACCTGATGTACGACGAGATCGCGCCCGAGCTGCAGGAGGACACCGGCGTGATGGCACTGCCCGGTGAGGAGCCCGGCTCGGTCGGTCACGTGTTCGCCGGCGGCTCCAACCTCGGCATCCCCGCCGCCTCGGAGAACCAGGAGTACGCCCGTGACCTGCTGCGCCTGACGATGAGCGAGGAGTTCCAGACCTACTTCGCCTCCGACGGTGGCTGGGTCCCCGGCAACAGCACCTACGCGGAGCCGCTGGCCGAGACCGAGGTCGGCGAGGCAGAGATCACCGCCGTGGAGAACGCCGTCATGACCCCGAACGCCGAGAACTGGGGCGTCGTCGAGGGCAACGACGTCATCCGGGACATGATGGTCCAGCTCGCGCAGGGGGAGGACCCGCAGACCCTCGCGGCCGACACCGACGCGACGGTGGCTCAGCTGCTCAACGACTGA
- a CDS encoding carbohydrate ABC transporter permease: MAGTEVSAAAPVSAAPPVRRRSGRTRLQAFYPLLIGLPAIAIVLVAQGYPLVRQFVMSFQEFGLAQQFGQDAPWVWFDNYTRVLSDADFWAVFARSIVFCAVVAGLTMVIGVLTAWLLTGVRTWARVAVQSAMLLAWATPHLSSLTVWQWLFNPSSGVVNAVLVGLGLEGFDNHAWLLDPLSFFVIAGAVIAWGSVPLVLFLTYAAMTQVDTSLYEAAQLDGAGPLQRFRHITIPGIATVLMLVATLQIIWDLRVFTQISVLQTAGGISSETNVLGTYVYQIGLGQGEYGQGAAVATIMLLLTLLLTGLYVRQLVRQGDDA; encoded by the coding sequence ATGGCCGGTACCGAGGTCTCGGCGGCCGCTCCGGTGAGCGCTGCGCCGCCCGTGCGCCGCCGCTCCGGGCGCACACGCCTACAGGCGTTCTACCCGCTGCTGATCGGGCTGCCGGCGATCGCCATCGTCCTGGTCGCACAGGGCTACCCGCTGGTGCGCCAGTTCGTGATGTCCTTCCAGGAGTTCGGGCTCGCCCAGCAGTTCGGCCAGGATGCGCCGTGGGTCTGGTTCGACAACTACACCCGGGTGCTCAGCGACGCCGACTTCTGGGCGGTCTTCGCCCGCTCGATCGTCTTCTGCGCCGTCGTGGCCGGTCTGACCATGGTCATCGGGGTGCTCACCGCCTGGTTGCTCACCGGCGTGCGGACCTGGGCGCGGGTGGCCGTGCAGAGTGCGATGCTGCTGGCCTGGGCCACGCCGCACCTGTCCTCGCTGACGGTCTGGCAGTGGCTGTTCAACCCGAGCTCCGGCGTGGTCAACGCCGTCCTGGTCGGTCTGGGACTGGAAGGCTTCGACAACCACGCCTGGTTGCTGGACCCGCTCTCGTTCTTCGTCATCGCCGGCGCCGTCATCGCCTGGGGGAGCGTGCCGCTGGTCCTCTTCCTCACCTATGCCGCGATGACCCAGGTCGACACCAGCCTGTACGAGGCCGCCCAGCTGGACGGTGCCGGCCCGCTGCAGCGCTTCCGGCACATCACCATCCCCGGCATCGCCACGGTGCTGATGCTCGTGGCCACCCTGCAGATCATCTGGGACCTGCGGGTCTTCACCCAGATCTCCGTGCTGCAGACCGCAGGCGGCATCTCGAGCGAGACCAACGTGCTGGGCACCTACGTCTACCAGATCGGCCTCGGCCAGGGAGAGTACGGGCAGGGGGCCGCCGTGGCCACCATCATGCTGCTGCTCACCCTGCTGCTGACCGGCCTCTACGTCCGCCAGCTAGTCCGCCAGGGAGATGACGCGTGA
- a CDS encoding carbohydrate ABC transporter permease: MATSSTTAPSSGTAAGPAGPRRRRQPTSRLLGRGARNIGALLLALLWVFPIYWMVNSSLQPDEVLYGSEPQFWPSPFTGDNYTRIIGDSSFWAAMRMSVIATALAVAMALVSAVLAAAAISRFKFRGKGPVVLTILVIQMIPAEALFISQFRMLDGWGLINSVLGLSVLYAGASVPITIWMLKGFVDGIPYELEEAGQIDGCSKLGAFLRITLPLLAPGIVASGVFALLSAWNEYVLALVVLQRESAATLPLWLARYNTSFEATDWGGLMAASALVAIPVIIVFLFVQNKMANGLTAGAVKG, from the coding sequence ATGGCAACCTCTTCCACGACCGCGCCCTCGAGCGGAACGGCAGCGGGCCCGGCCGGGCCGCGCCGGCGCCGTCAGCCCACCTCGCGCCTCCTGGGCCGTGGGGCACGCAATATCGGAGCGCTACTGCTGGCGCTGCTGTGGGTCTTCCCCATCTACTGGATGGTGAACTCGAGCCTGCAGCCGGACGAGGTCCTGTACGGATCCGAGCCGCAGTTCTGGCCCTCGCCGTTCACCGGGGACAACTACACGCGCATCATCGGCGACTCCTCCTTCTGGGCGGCGATGCGGATGAGTGTGATCGCCACCGCTCTGGCCGTGGCCATGGCGCTGGTCTCGGCCGTCCTGGCGGCCGCCGCGATCAGCCGTTTCAAGTTCCGCGGCAAGGGTCCGGTGGTACTGACCATCCTGGTGATCCAGATGATCCCGGCCGAGGCGCTGTTCATCTCCCAGTTCCGGATGCTCGACGGCTGGGGACTGATCAACAGCGTGCTCGGGTTGAGCGTGCTTTACGCCGGCGCCTCGGTGCCGATCACCATCTGGATGCTCAAGGGCTTCGTGGACGGCATCCCGTACGAGCTCGAGGAGGCCGGCCAGATCGACGGCTGCTCGAAGCTGGGGGCGTTCCTGCGGATCACCCTGCCGTTGCTGGCACCGGGGATCGTCGCCTCCGGGGTGTTCGCGCTGCTGAGCGCCTGGAACGAGTACGTGCTGGCGCTGGTGGTGCTGCAGCGGGAGTCCGCCGCGACGCTGCCGCTGTGGCTGGCCCGCTACAACACCTCCTTCGAGGCCACCGACTGGGGTGGCCTGATGGCGGCCTCCGCGCTGGTGGCGATCCCGGTGATCATCGTGTTCCTGTTCGTGCAGAACAAGATGGCCAACGGCCTGACCGCCGGAGCCGTCAAGGGCTGA
- a CDS encoding NYN domain-containing protein — translation MSQIPEGPRTYLLVDGENIDATLGMSVLGRRPASEERPRWDRITEHARARWGNPVTALFFLNATSGQMPMSFVQALLAMGYHPIPLSGEPGEKVVDIGIQRTLAELRTRPGDVLLASHDGDFLPQVEDLLDGERRVGLIAFREFVNLQFAELADRGLEVVDLEDDIHAFTVPLPRVRIIPLASFDPARYL, via the coding sequence ATGTCGCAGATCCCGGAGGGCCCCCGCACCTACCTGCTCGTGGACGGTGAGAACATCGACGCCACGCTCGGGATGAGCGTGCTGGGCCGCCGCCCCGCCTCGGAGGAGCGGCCCCGATGGGATCGAATCACCGAGCACGCCCGGGCACGCTGGGGCAACCCGGTCACCGCGCTGTTCTTCCTCAACGCCACCAGCGGCCAGATGCCGATGAGCTTCGTGCAGGCGCTGCTGGCCATGGGCTACCACCCGATCCCGCTCTCCGGCGAGCCGGGCGAGAAGGTCGTCGACATCGGTATCCAGCGCACCCTCGCCGAGCTGCGCACCCGCCCGGGCGACGTGCTGCTGGCCAGCCATGACGGCGATTTCCTGCCCCAGGTGGAGGATCTGCTCGACGGCGAGCGCCGCGTCGGCCTGATCGCCTTCCGCGAGTTCGTCAACCTCCAGTTCGCCGAGCTGGCCGATCGCGGCCTGGAGGTGGTGGACCTGGAGGACGACATCCACGCCTTCACCGTGCCGCTGCCGCGGGTGCGGATCATCCCGCTGGCCTCGTTCGACCCGGCGCGCTACCTCTAG